A window from Cellvibrio zantedeschiae encodes these proteins:
- a CDS encoding circularly permuted type 2 ATP-grasp protein, with the protein MNPYSAQMENQNINREFGYQPATDSLDEAYTNTGEIRSHWKYLLESLHSLGAEAIEERQKKVRRILRDDGATYKIYDEPNASQTWQLNPVPLLISSEEWSRTETALIERAELFNAILLDIYGDRKLVQYGIIPPELPFSHAGYLRPCHQIKMQGEHQLILHGVDLVRSADGKMKIMADRTQAPSGAGYALENRTVMNRVFPSLFRDSHVHRLSLFFSRMRQKLHELNPNGGIARIVVLTPGAYNETYFEHAYLANYLGFQLVQGSDLTVRNGYLWMKSLDGLKRVDVILRRVDDVYCDPVELKGDSQLGVPGLLEVARMGNVAIANPLGSSVLENPALLRYLPEISKALLGRELQMESVKTWWCGDKQDLEYVCANLKDLLIKPTYRKPGLYEVYGAELDDTKLQAWQNRIRKHPYQFAAQEYVASAKTPTWHKGNFLPRASILRTFAVASESSYAVLPGGLTRVNLDSDKKIISNQRGSVSKDTWVLASEPEKHITLRAPEIQQSQESVGELPSRVVENLFWMGRYAERAESALRLLRTVFLQLNKTETLPDSIFRTLLKSITDVTSTYPGFTSFDAELLKNPESEMISIILDQHRIGSVANNLVAMIKSAEQVKEQLSSDTQRIINNIGDELDNLKLILKPGALSAPEEALGPLVTALLAFAGLIHESMIRGNGWHFMEMGRRMERALQIISGLRSMLTSKFDDIEQEVLVETALLCGEALISYRRRYQSGVNIENGLEMILLNAKNPRSLLFQVEELAMHFADLPGTKETLNAENKFLLEAITTLKLSDVKNLAKAETGVRQDLDQTLARVQYLVSSAAKAISQRYFDHAQGPQLLVKNTEWQDHL; encoded by the coding sequence ATGAATCCTTATTCCGCGCAGATGGAAAATCAAAATATAAATCGTGAATTCGGTTATCAACCAGCTACCGATAGTTTGGATGAAGCCTATACGAACACTGGCGAAATTCGTTCGCATTGGAAATATCTTTTAGAAAGCTTGCACAGTCTTGGTGCTGAGGCCATTGAGGAGCGTCAGAAGAAAGTTCGCCGTATTCTGCGTGATGACGGTGCAACCTACAAAATTTATGATGAGCCCAATGCTAGCCAAACATGGCAGTTAAATCCGGTTCCTTTATTAATCAGCAGTGAGGAGTGGAGCCGCACAGAAACAGCACTAATCGAGCGCGCGGAATTATTTAATGCCATTTTGTTGGATATTTATGGCGATCGTAAATTAGTTCAGTACGGTATTATTCCACCTGAATTGCCGTTTTCCCATGCTGGATATTTGCGCCCTTGTCATCAAATAAAAATGCAAGGTGAGCATCAGCTGATTTTACATGGCGTTGATTTAGTCCGCAGTGCTGATGGCAAAATGAAAATCATGGCTGATCGAACTCAGGCTCCCTCTGGTGCCGGTTACGCCTTGGAAAATCGCACGGTAATGAATCGCGTCTTCCCCAGTTTATTCCGCGACAGCCACGTTCATCGCCTCTCGTTATTTTTTTCGCGCATGCGACAAAAATTACATGAATTAAACCCTAATGGTGGCATTGCCCGCATAGTTGTTTTAACTCCCGGTGCCTACAACGAAACTTATTTTGAACATGCATATCTTGCCAACTATTTGGGTTTTCAATTAGTGCAGGGTAGTGACCTTACTGTTCGTAATGGCTATCTGTGGATGAAATCACTCGATGGTTTAAAGCGTGTAGATGTTATTTTGCGCCGCGTTGATGATGTCTATTGTGATCCGGTTGAATTAAAAGGTGATTCGCAATTGGGTGTACCGGGTTTGCTGGAAGTTGCGCGCATGGGTAATGTTGCTATAGCCAATCCGCTCGGGTCCAGTGTTTTGGAAAACCCCGCACTCTTGCGCTATCTGCCAGAGATTTCCAAAGCACTTCTTGGTCGTGAATTGCAAATGGAATCGGTAAAAACCTGGTGGTGTGGAGACAAGCAGGATTTGGAGTATGTGTGTGCAAACTTGAAAGATTTGCTTATCAAACCTACTTATCGTAAACCCGGCTTATATGAAGTTTACGGCGCCGAGCTCGACGATACTAAGTTACAAGCCTGGCAAAATCGTATTCGCAAACATCCGTACCAATTTGCGGCGCAGGAATATGTTGCTAGTGCAAAAACACCGACATGGCATAAAGGTAATTTTTTACCACGCGCTTCTATTTTGCGTACTTTTGCTGTAGCTAGTGAGTCTTCGTATGCAGTTTTGCCCGGCGGCCTGACGCGCGTTAATTTGGATTCTGATAAAAAAATTATTTCCAACCAACGCGGTTCGGTTTCAAAAGATACCTGGGTGTTAGCGTCAGAGCCAGAAAAACACATCACCTTGCGCGCACCGGAAATTCAACAGAGCCAGGAAAGTGTAGGTGAACTACCTAGCCGAGTTGTAGAAAATCTTTTTTGGATGGGGCGATACGCGGAGCGTGCCGAATCAGCATTGCGTTTATTGCGCACTGTGTTTCTTCAACTTAATAAAACGGAAACTTTACCTGATAGTATTTTTCGAACGCTTTTAAAATCTATTACTGATGTCACGTCAACTTATCCCGGTTTTACCAGTTTTGATGCTGAGCTACTTAAGAATCCTGAATCAGAAATGATTTCGATAATTTTGGATCAGCATCGTATTGGCAGTGTGGCTAATAATTTAGTTGCTATGATTAAATCGGCTGAGCAAGTGAAAGAGCAGTTATCGAGTGACACTCAGCGGATCATCAATAATATTGGCGATGAGCTTGATAATTTAAAATTGATTTTAAAACCCGGTGCACTTTCTGCACCGGAAGAAGCTTTAGGGCCATTAGTAACAGCCTTATTAGCATTCGCGGGTTTGATTCACGAAAGTATGATTCGTGGTAACGGTTGGCATTTTATGGAAATGGGCCGCCGTATGGAACGTGCGTTACAGATCATTAGTGGCTTACGTTCCATGTTGACCAGTAAGTTCGATGATATTGAGCAAGAGGTTCTAGTCGAAACTGCACTTCTGTGTGGTGAGGCGTTAATTTCTTATCGCCGCCGTTATCAAAGTGGTGTGAATATTGAAAATGGATTGGAAATGATTTTGCTTAACGCCAAGAATCCACGCTCCTTGCTATTTCAAGTTGAAGAGCTGGCAATGCATTTTGCTGATTTGCCGGGCACTAAAGAAACGCTCAACGCCGAAAATAAATTTTTGTTGGAAGCCATCACAACACTTAAGCTGAGCGACGTGAAAAATCTTGCTAAAGCTGAAACCGGAGTGCGTCAGGATTTAGATCAAACATTAGCGCGGGTTCAATATCTTGTTAGCAGCGCAGCTAAGGCAATTAGCCAGCGTTATTTTGATCATGCTCAAGGTCCACAGTTATTGGTAAAAAATACTGAATGGCAAGACCACCTTTGA
- a CDS encoding transglutaminase family protein, giving the protein MKYIVRHKTRYKYALAVSNCYNLAYVLPRNTPQQQVDAIDIKISPTATTHNTRTDCYGNQFLQFSIEKDHSDLELSITSTLHVKDAEANINLDFGNPCSYVKYLLENTRTIECVNAREFILDSPMVHAQPYLAEYAAASFTEDRPFLSAVMELTQRIFNDFTYDPEFSDVATPLAEVFKHKRGVCQDFAHFAIGCLRSLGYPARYVSGYLETLPPPGEEKLIGADATHAWFAVYSPGEGWFEFDPTNNTVTGEQHITTAWGRDYSDVTPLKGVIFGGGHSPQLFVSVDVQRVSE; this is encoded by the coding sequence ATGAAATATATTGTTCGCCATAAAACTCGTTATAAATATGCTTTAGCGGTAAGTAATTGTTACAACCTTGCTTATGTATTGCCACGCAACACTCCGCAGCAGCAGGTGGATGCGATTGATATAAAAATTTCACCAACAGCAACAACTCATAACACACGTACCGATTGCTACGGCAACCAATTCTTGCAGTTTTCTATTGAAAAAGATCATAGCGATCTGGAGCTGTCCATCACCAGCACTCTTCATGTGAAAGACGCAGAAGCTAATATTAATTTGGATTTTGGAAATCCGTGCAGTTACGTAAAGTATTTATTGGAAAACACCAGGACGATTGAGTGTGTAAATGCGCGTGAATTTATTCTGGACTCACCCATGGTACATGCGCAGCCGTATCTTGCTGAATACGCAGCAGCGTCGTTTACAGAAGATCGCCCATTCCTGTCGGCAGTTATGGAGCTAACCCAGCGAATTTTTAACGATTTTACTTACGACCCTGAATTTTCTGATGTGGCCACGCCCTTGGCTGAAGTGTTTAAACATAAGCGTGGTGTCTGCCAGGACTTTGCGCATTTTGCAATTGGTTGTTTACGTTCACTCGGTTACCCCGCTCGTTATGTCAGTGGTTATTTGGAAACCTTGCCGCCACCTGGCGAAGAAAAATTAATTGGTGCAGATGCAACTCACGCATGGTTTGCGGTTTATTCACCGGGCGAAGGATGGTTTGAGTTTGATCCTACAAATAACACTGTAACGGGCGAGCAACATATTACAACTGCGTGGGGCCGGGACTATTCTGATGTAACACCACTTAAAGGCGTGATTTTTGGTGGCGGTCATTCACCGCAACTATTTGTATCTGTAGATGTGCAGCGGGTCAGTGAATAA
- a CDS encoding GFA family protein → MKQECSCSCGKSTLIICTTPISRFACHCLNCQGYTGLPLSDDCAFLAKDVVVPQVNSIQYSKSNSLISLKRGKCSSCGSPVISIFNVFGFLSFVYIPSKNIPPNINITRIDAHTFYKRRVSEIYDRAPKYYGYWSSQLNTVRILLWALLRLKIHKG, encoded by the coding sequence ATGAAACAGGAATGTTCTTGTAGTTGCGGTAAATCTACCCTAATCATTTGCACCACTCCCATTTCCAGATTTGCTTGTCATTGCTTGAACTGCCAAGGTTACACAGGTTTGCCCTTGAGTGATGATTGTGCATTTCTAGCAAAAGATGTTGTCGTACCCCAAGTAAACTCCATCCAATATTCTAAAAGTAATTCTTTAATATCTCTGAAAAGAGGCAAGTGTAGTTCTTGTGGCTCGCCCGTAATTTCAATTTTTAATGTTTTCGGATTTTTAAGTTTTGTTTATATCCCTAGTAAAAATATACCACCTAATATAAATATTACTCGCATTGATGCGCATACATTTTATAAACGACGCGTTTCCGAAATATATGATAGAGCTCCAAAATACTACGGATATTGGTCTAGTCAGTTAAATACAGTGCGTATATTATTATGGGCATTGCTAAGATTAAAAATACATAAAGGATAA
- a CDS encoding GFA family protein yields MIGSCLCGAVTFNVKFDSLKAYQCHCSLCRKQTGAASSCGTVVHVNKFEWLSGESNISAWVKSTGYTSHFCSSCGSSVPNKFRGNPYYWVPAGLMDSENIEVVANIFVCDVASWSQVSTSINPYETRPEVENLIAQLCGDTYQANQTYGF; encoded by the coding sequence ATGATCGGAAGTTGTTTGTGTGGTGCAGTCACATTTAACGTGAAATTTGACTCCCTTAAAGCATATCAATGTCACTGTTCTCTTTGTAGAAAACAAACCGGAGCGGCGTCTAGTTGCGGAACTGTTGTTCACGTCAATAAATTTGAATGGCTCTCGGGGGAAAGTAATATTTCAGCTTGGGTTAAAAGCACAGGATACACGTCCCATTTTTGTAGCAGCTGCGGCTCATCTGTTCCAAATAAATTCAGGGGGAATCCGTATTATTGGGTTCCCGCTGGTTTAATGGATAGCGAAAATATCGAAGTCGTTGCAAATATTTTTGTTTGTGATGTAGCGAGTTGGAGTCAGGTTTCTACAAGTATAAACCCCTATGAAACCAGACCAGAGGTAGAAAATTTAATCGCGCAATTGTGCGGCGACACCTATCAAGCCAATCAAACATACGGTTTTTAA
- a CDS encoding DUF7832 domain-containing protein, translated as MKYDDASWHFESDSFGDLPEINGYTHTGTFLAWAIIKGLAGELHTEEWPEEIQKLKSREITPAEFFRNNCDGKFTDEDLNDLGNKFVQLFYENQYFGVYADAADPEDQFENIYEIPSSWETYEKVAPKLDHAFNLWKRQNL; from the coding sequence ATGAAGTACGATGATGCATCGTGGCATTTTGAATCAGATAGTTTTGGTGATTTGCCAGAAATTAATGGTTATACCCATACTGGAACATTCCTAGCTTGGGCAATAATCAAAGGCTTAGCTGGAGAACTTCACACAGAAGAATGGCCAGAAGAAATACAAAAATTAAAGTCTAGGGAAATCACTCCTGCTGAGTTTTTCAGAAATAACTGTGACGGAAAGTTTACCGATGAAGACCTAAATGATCTTGGTAATAAATTCGTTCAGTTATTCTATGAAAATCAGTATTTCGGAGTCTATGCAGACGCCGCTGACCCAGAAGACCAATTTGAGAATATATACGAGATCCCTAGTAGCTGGGAAACCTACGAAAAAGTAGCCCCCAAATTAGATCATGCTTTCAATCTCTGGAAACGCCAAAATTTATAG
- a CDS encoding cytochrome c oxidase assembly factor Coa1 family protein: protein MAQKLPKFGSYSHNITTVIELSRTSAFGRNLNFVSKSSTESRLKIYLGISPFNFGEKMESHKEYVSGLGKESKIPPEIKGWNWGAFFLNWIWGIGNNTYIAFLMFIPFVNFIMIFILGAKGNEWAWQNKKWKDVNHFKSVQRKWLLASLGIIGVFFPLLFLSVSSALKGEAYDQSLSIIRENQQVIEMVGKPIEPGYFILGSISTQGPNGQASLEYNISGPKASAVVYVYANKHAGTWNLEQVVVNDEENHKKINVIPREN from the coding sequence TTGGCCCAAAAACTTCCTAAGTTTGGTAGTTATAGCCACAACATAACGACAGTTATTGAGTTATCAAGAACGTCTGCTTTTGGCCGGAATCTAAATTTTGTATCAAAGTCTTCTACAGAAAGCCGTTTGAAAATTTATCTGGGCATTAGCCCCTTTAACTTTGGAGAGAAAATGGAAAGTCACAAAGAATATGTTTCCGGGCTTGGAAAGGAGTCAAAAATTCCTCCAGAAATCAAGGGGTGGAACTGGGGTGCCTTTTTCCTAAATTGGATTTGGGGTATTGGTAACAATACCTATATCGCATTCTTAATGTTTATTCCCTTTGTCAATTTTATAATGATATTTATCCTTGGTGCGAAGGGGAACGAGTGGGCTTGGCAAAATAAAAAATGGAAAGACGTAAATCATTTTAAATCTGTTCAAAGAAAATGGTTATTAGCCAGCCTGGGAATAATCGGAGTATTTTTCCCATTACTTTTTCTGTCCGTCTCCTCCGCGCTGAAAGGGGAGGCTTACGATCAATCACTCTCCATTATTCGTGAAAATCAGCAAGTTATAGAAATGGTAGGCAAGCCAATTGAACCTGGATATTTCATACTCGGCAGTATTAGTACGCAGGGTCCGAATGGTCAGGCCTCACTTGAATACAACATTTCCGGTCCTAAAGCCTCTGCTGTTGTTTATGTATACGCTAATAAGCATGCGGGCACCTGGAACTTAGAACAAGTGGTAGTGAATGACGAGGAAAACCATAAAAAGATCAATGTGATTCCAAGAGAAAACTAA
- a CDS encoding glycoside hydrolase family 43 protein, with translation MRRIIKLCPWLLLLAVSANAQNASTTWTADNGNGTYTNPLFYDEFSDPDILRVGDDYYLTGTTMHSMPGLPIMHSRDLVNWKLLGYVLDTLDLGPEFRLEDGKAIYGQGIWAPSFRYHNGTYYIISNVNKKGTQLYTATNPAGPWTHKQIKANLYDASLLFDDDGKIYAVTGYRSIKLMQLTDDLNDVVPGTEREIIAKEAGMGEGLHIYKIKGMYYILSAWYDGEMRMPAARAKNIYGPYEVNLAVSRDEDFGLHQGYRVPNPSSPMSAITPPNYKPNGRMSLHQGGIVETGTGEWWGFTMMDHNSVGRTTSLSPITWKDGWPYFGLPKNLTRTPRTWVKPNTGFVDPVTVPYKRSDDFSSQTLNPIWQWSHAPDNSKWTLKERPGFLRLYSLPSNDFWQAKNSLTQRSIGPRSTPTVVIETSGLKAGDVAGLNIFGKPYAWLGIEKSEKGSAIAYYDFTTNTTERIPTTASRFWLRAECDYITEKTHFSYSLDGKKFEPIGKEFTMVFNLATFQGMRYALFNYNTQGKPGGYADFDSIDIYEPNPKGLMRPIPFQQTIKLKSHERDVFLNFSDKNIFKVEDQGLGRVALRAGKKYVSVKNENKVVLSAGRITPNQTFQWMETLQGELILMSLNTQKFLRIDPATGKVLADSPGPLSDNSDGVRFDWNTEKE, from the coding sequence ATGCGAAGGATAATAAAACTATGCCCATGGCTGCTTTTGTTGGCCGTATCTGCAAACGCACAAAATGCCAGCACAACCTGGACCGCAGATAATGGCAATGGCACCTACACTAACCCGCTTTTTTATGACGAGTTTTCCGACCCGGATATTCTTCGCGTAGGCGATGATTATTATTTAACGGGCACCACCATGCACAGCATGCCCGGCTTGCCGATCATGCACTCACGGGATTTGGTTAATTGGAAGTTACTTGGTTATGTGTTGGATACGTTGGATCTTGGCCCCGAGTTTCGTCTTGAGGATGGCAAAGCCATTTACGGCCAGGGAATTTGGGCACCCAGTTTTCGTTACCACAATGGCACCTACTACATCATTAGCAATGTTAATAAAAAGGGAACTCAGCTTTACACCGCAACTAATCCTGCTGGGCCGTGGACTCACAAACAAATCAAAGCAAATCTTTACGATGCTTCATTGCTGTTTGACGATGATGGAAAAATTTATGCCGTTACTGGTTACAGGTCCATCAAACTCATGCAACTTACCGATGACTTGAATGATGTAGTGCCAGGAACAGAGCGTGAAATTATTGCCAAAGAAGCTGGCATGGGTGAAGGCTTACACATTTATAAAATTAAAGGTATGTATTACATACTAAGCGCATGGTACGACGGTGAAATGCGTATGCCTGCAGCAAGAGCCAAAAATATTTACGGCCCTTATGAAGTAAATTTAGCCGTAAGCCGCGACGAAGACTTTGGTTTGCATCAAGGTTATCGCGTACCTAATCCCTCAAGCCCTATGTCAGCAATTACTCCACCAAATTACAAACCCAACGGTCGTATGTCATTACACCAGGGCGGCATAGTAGAAACCGGCACGGGAGAATGGTGGGGCTTTACCATGATGGATCACAACTCAGTTGGGCGCACCACATCGCTATCACCCATTACCTGGAAAGATGGCTGGCCTTATTTTGGCTTGCCGAAAAACTTAACCAGAACTCCACGCACCTGGGTAAAACCCAATACAGGTTTTGTTGATCCAGTTACTGTGCCCTACAAAAGAAGTGACGATTTTTCCAGCCAGACATTGAATCCTATTTGGCAATGGAGCCATGCTCCCGATAACAGCAAGTGGACATTAAAAGAGCGCCCCGGATTTTTGCGTTTGTATTCCTTGCCATCAAATGATTTTTGGCAGGCGAAAAATAGTCTAACGCAACGCTCAATTGGACCGCGCTCAACACCTACAGTGGTTATTGAAACTTCTGGATTAAAAGCAGGTGATGTTGCTGGCCTAAATATTTTCGGCAAACCCTACGCATGGCTTGGCATTGAAAAAAGCGAAAAAGGTTCCGCAATTGCCTATTACGATTTTACTACTAATACCACCGAGCGAATTCCTACTACCGCATCGCGTTTTTGGTTGCGCGCCGAGTGTGACTACATAACCGAAAAAACGCATTTCAGTTATTCGCTTGACGGTAAAAAATTCGAACCAATCGGCAAAGAATTTACCATGGTCTTCAATTTGGCCACCTTCCAAGGAATGCGCTATGCCTTGTTTAATTACAACACCCAAGGCAAACCGGGCGGTTATGCAGATTTCGACAGCATTGATATCTACGAACCCAATCCAAAAGGTTTAATGCGCCCTATTCCGTTCCAACAAACTATTAAATTGAAATCACATGAGCGCGATGTATTCTTGAACTTTAGTGACAAGAATATTTTTAAGGTTGAAGACCAAGGCTTGGGCCGCGTAGCACTGCGTGCCGGCAAAAAATATGTCTCAGTTAAAAACGAAAACAAGGTTGTGTTAAGTGCAGGCCGCATTACACCCAACCAAACCTTCCAATGGATGGAAACGCTTCAAGGCGAATTAATTCTCATGTCGCTAAACACGCAGAAATTTTTACGCATAGACCCAGCAACCGGAAAAGTCCTCGCTGACAGCCCCGGACCGCTTTCCGACAATTCTGACGGTGTCCGTTTTGATTGGAATACTGAAAAGGAATAA
- a CDS encoding alpha/beta hydrolase, whose translation MNKLHTKISYFLLILCLSFCQLAKAEHAILEHKDIQWAQAKGFTLTADIYVPDIKKKNLPVLIVYHGGGWLLNSKSIMTDMSKYMATNADLVVVNVNYRLLGDNNNTTTLNEMVEDALGAVLWVKDNIKQYGGNPNKIAVTGDSAGGQLAAMVILAGHKLESDGFAGDTLGFKPSYLPANKTAEQVAKQDGARVQAGVLSYAAYDMYATGKSGFEAPNNKFWEWAKAKPRGIFGGDINAENHPEFYKAVSPIYSVPKNTERKLPPQFIYVGSKDGLTTPEVATRFVDLLKQANQPVEFKIYEGKGHGFLDSGCNDYNHGCFKDLATTALDDAIVFLNKTFK comes from the coding sequence ATGAATAAGCTACATACAAAAATCAGCTATTTTTTGCTCATCCTTTGTTTAAGCTTTTGCCAGCTGGCTAAAGCAGAGCATGCCATCCTTGAGCATAAAGATATCCAATGGGCACAAGCTAAAGGCTTTACATTAACAGCGGATATTTATGTGCCGGATATTAAGAAAAAGAACCTGCCGGTGTTGATTGTTTATCACGGTGGTGGATGGTTGCTCAATTCAAAATCCATCATGACTGATATGTCTAAATACATGGCGACCAATGCTGATTTGGTGGTGGTAAACGTGAACTATCGTTTATTAGGTGACAACAACAATACAACCACGCTCAATGAAATGGTTGAAGACGCACTCGGTGCTGTACTTTGGGTAAAAGATAACATCAAGCAGTACGGCGGCAACCCAAATAAAATTGCGGTGACAGGTGATAGTGCAGGCGGGCAGTTGGCAGCCATGGTGATATTGGCTGGCCACAAGCTCGAATCAGACGGCTTTGCGGGTGACACGCTCGGCTTCAAGCCTAGCTATTTACCGGCTAATAAAACAGCAGAGCAAGTTGCGAAGCAAGACGGCGCGCGAGTGCAAGCTGGTGTATTGAGTTACGCAGCCTACGATATGTATGCGACAGGCAAGAGTGGCTTTGAAGCGCCAAACAATAAATTTTGGGAGTGGGCAAAAGCCAAGCCGCGTGGAATCTTTGGTGGCGATATTAATGCCGAGAACCACCCTGAGTTTTATAAAGCGGTTTCGCCCATTTACTCAGTACCAAAAAATACAGAGCGCAAACTTCCGCCGCAATTTATTTATGTAGGTAGCAAAGATGGTTTAACCACTCCTGAAGTGGCGACCCGTTTTGTGGATTTGTTGAAGCAAGCAAACCAGCCGGTGGAATTTAAAATTTACGAAGGCAAAGGTCACGGTTTCCTCGATAGCGGTTGTAACGATTACAACCACGGTTGCTTTAAAGACCTGGCGACAACGGCGCTTGATGATGCGATAGTGTTTTTAAATAAAACATTCAAATAA